The genomic stretch CCAATCGCGCCGAGCAGGTATTCCTCGTTGATTGAAGCGCGATAGTAGTTGATAGCCGCCGTCAACGCGCCGGGCTTGGCGATGGCTTCTACGTACTTATCAATCTCTGCCTCGTCCAGCACGCCAGCGAACGCGCGCCGCACGAACGCATAGTTGTTCATGCTCAGCAGCTTTTCCGGGACCTCGCGAAACTGGAAGAAGAACATGTACCAACTTCGCATGCTCTGCCGAGGATTTTTCAAGATGTGCTGTTGAAAGACGCCCAGGTGAGGGGCATTCAGGATAATCAGTTTCTCAACGACATCCGGGCGGTACATGGCGACGGCCCAAGCCACGCCGCCACCCCAATCGTGCCCGGCCACAACAGCTTTCTTTTCGCCCAACGCTTCAATTAACCCGGCGACATCAGCGATGAGATGGGAGATATGATAGGCCTGTACGCCTTCGGGTTTATCGGTGTCGTTGTAGCCGCGCATGTCGGGCGCGACAACGCGAAACCGGCTTGATAAGGCCACAATCTGGTGTCGCCATGAATACCAGAATTCCGGGAAACCATGAAGCAGGATGACGAGCGGCCCTTCGCCTTGTGTAACATAGTGCATCCGGATGCCATTGGTTTGCACATACTCGTGTTGCCAGGTGTTGTTCATGTATCATTCCTCCGTGACATGGAGGGCTAGCCTAGGGGAAGCCAGCGCGAGCCGTCAAGTCAATTGGAACATGACCGCAGCAGCCACACCAGAAAAATCCGGTGACAAGCCATTCCGGTTCGCGGGCTTGTTTTGTTCGCTCGT from Blastocatellia bacterium encodes the following:
- a CDS encoding alpha/beta hydrolase codes for the protein MNNTWQHEYVQTNGIRMHYVTQGEGPLVILLHGFPEFWYSWRHQIVALSSRFRVVAPDMRGYNDTDKPEGVQAYHISHLIADVAGLIEALGEKKAVVAGHDWGGGVAWAVAMYRPDVVEKLIILNAPHLGVFQQHILKNPRQSMRSWYMFFFQFREVPEKLLSMNNYAFVRRAFAGVLDEAEIDKYVEAIAKPGALTAAINYYRASINEEYLLGAIGQPPPLPRITAPTLVIWGEEDPYLGRELVTETQSQIDGPFTLRWIPGCGHWVQQEKPELVNQYMLEFLT